The genomic interval CAGTCCCCATTAAAGCCTCATTGATTCCACTGATTGACGGTATATCTTGTTCAGCTTCAGCAACCGCTTGTAATAAATTGTTTGGCGGATTACTTGGTTGGATACGTTGTACCCTGCCACCAGTTAAGGCTCCAGGTGCAACTGTTATAATTGCACCCGGCATAGCACCAATATTGCGCACATTGTTTTCCTGCTCCGGTGTCATTGCACCTTCTTCTTTCATCCAACCGCTATTAGACTGGGTATTTAAAACATGCATGGACTGACTACGTCTCTTATTGATCTCACGTTGCGGATCCTTTAAATCTCTAACAACACCAGCTGGCGTATCGTTTTCACCGTAATAATAAGTGACAAAAGGAACAAAAGGAATTTCGCCATGATCATATGGACTGTTGACATGCTCCAATTCAATTTCACCAAAGAATACACAAACACGAACCTTATCTACTGGAATTGTAATAGGTTTTATAATCGAACCATTTGCAAGCATTTCAATTTTAAATTCTTTCTTCGGGATTTTACTGCCATCGGCTAACAGATAGAAAGTTTCTCGTTTTCGCTCTTTATACCAGCATTCAACAAGGCGCAACTTCTTCGTATCCTTCTGATACCAAAGAGGCTCTAAACTTGCATACTCTTGCTCTTCTCTATCATACAAATCAGTCTGCGCTTCTATTTCTTCCGCATGTTCTTTGTAAATTAACTTTAATTCTTCTTTATCAACCCACTTTGCACGTATGATGAATTTAGCATCAGAAAAATCAATTTTTCTAGCTTCGGGATCCACATAAATATTGAATGGACTTTCCCGAATTATTTTTACTTCGCCATCCATCGTGTCGTAATCCCAATCATAACGAACTTCGAACCAGCCTATTCCAGAGATAGCACCATCTATAAACACTTGTGATTCGTTATATTCGTAATCACATTCATCCATAATGAACTTTGTAACCCCTTTACGGACATCACATAATTTCTGATCGTCAGGTGTACGAGGAAGAAAATCTATATCATAGCGATTAAGCCGCTGATAGCCAGATAGAACATTAATCTGTGGTTTGATTTTGTTAATCGTAATTGCTGGCCGTCCTTGTTCAGCTAGAGCTTCCTTATCCGCCTTACTCCATTGCCCTTGACCAGTTACAAAACTGTAATCTTCCCTTGCTTCTTTTCGCCAATCATTGCTTTTGTCTACTGCAGCTCTAAACCACT from Massilibacillus massiliensis carries:
- a CDS encoding portal protein, whose amino-acid sequence is MDYFSVGATTVIGSNQNLTKFREWFRAAVDKSNDWRKEAREDYSFVTGQGQWSKADKEALAEQGRPAITINKIKPQINVLSGYQRLNRYDIDFLPRTPDDQKLCDVRKGVTKFIMDECDYEYNESQVFIDGAISGIGWFEVRYDWDYDTMDGEVKIIRESPFNIYVDPEARKIDFSDAKFIIRAKWVDKEELKLIYKEHAEEIEAQTDLYDREEQEYASLEPLWYQKDTKKLRLVECWYKERKRETFYLLADGSKIPKKEFKIEMLANGSIIKPITIPVDKVRVCVFFGEIELEHVNSPYDHGEIPFVPFVTYYYGENDTPAGVVRDLKDPQREINKRRSQSMHVLNTQSNSGWMKEEGAMTPEQENNVRNIGAMPGAIITVAPGALTGGRVQRIQPSNPPNNLLQAVAEAEQDIPSISGINEALMGTDMPASSSGRAIELKQKQAVTQIAPLFDNLRKAKKKITYLLWGKRGRKGLIPQYYTDAKCYRIVGTNGQQQFINVNQPAVVNDPIKGVIQTTLNDLSQGEFDIVIADTPATATQRISQFWSLVDAVSKLGIPGDMVFDILLDLSDVPSKDEIKQRWTQRQEQQQQQASQAQQAMPKINETVNYKDLPLPIQLQLAAKANLLPQQVADEVLKKFMDMYLPHLAQGEQQGNLPPEMQQQMLTQQQAQQLQTMQGQGGESLTPQPQQMTQAAMQSLMAGQAPATM